The Bombus huntii isolate Logan2020A chromosome 11, iyBomHunt1.1, whole genome shotgun sequence genome includes a window with the following:
- the LOC126871423 gene encoding serine/threonine-protein kinase SIK3-like isoform X3, with translation MASATTSHNEVSQEFSVNKLIRVGYYELEKTIGKGNFAVVKMATHVVTKSKVAIKIIDKTKLNEENLAKIFREVHIMKRLRHPHIIRLYQVMETEKMIYLVTEYAPGGEIFDHLVRNGRMPEPEARRIFRQIVLAVRYLHQQRVVHRDLKAENLLLDADNNIKLADFGFSNEYTPGVPLSTWCGSPPYAAPEIFEGKHYDGPRADVWSLGVVLYVLVCGALPFDGPTMQLLRSVVISGKFRIPFFMSAECEKLIRHMLVVEPERRLSISQILAHSWMGGDGTTEPEPGGCNPENVPPQLNQVVIENMLRLPGLSPETLLKAVQGNAFDHVSAIYNLLVDRLEPTMPSLPSIQSIPGDYAPDGAHQLEKFGDTEAETEERSGLQLTPGTPYHTTRRHTVGPGDTAHQPPTSYPYNYNHTTGDPALRLLPILQYNNTDPQVLPHTNLPLNLPLVQHQPPQNFQIKDQHLLKPPPVMGATGSFGRRASDGGANLHVFYQQHGSNSGGTEDGGWSQPGSREHLQPIQSGSPTLVPCAQSLNVGVNSGNGDANGNNSGSGSGGSDRRRRSGVTAVMQRPGNRDSYKEPSTHVSTERYSPVRRASEGSGPPGPGIQALQQEYQQLQRLASPSHSPASIPGSPVHERGVAAITQGLSGLTTAAVQGSIVHGTPTQPPATPLDLSPLRHHRSPATTPVSYSPSNSPALDMIQEEHPVEIPRVPPQISVTDLGGQVTLISCSPSPSPSPDSLEDTLPHYSPLPSFIISEPCDPLRPSITRGIGRPLNTSIPTEVEVTLSDESSRLNSEAILGRVKQIIDARAPPKGFVFSREEVKGGGLSLEYPGGVQIELRVCESEEKEVKGIKMRRISGDQLQYSQLCQQLISCITV, from the exons ATGGCATCCGCGACGACGTCGCACAATGAAGTTTCGCAAGAATTTTCTGTCAACAAACTTATTCGTGTCGGTTATTACGAATTGGAAAAGACTATTGGCAAGGGAAATTTTGCCGTTGTTAAAATGGCCACCCACGTTGTGACTAAATCGAAG GTTGCTAtcaaaataatagataaaacaaaattaaatgaaGAAAATCTAGCAAAAATTTTTCGTGAAGTACATATAATGAAACGATTAAGGCATCCACATATTATAAGATTGTACCAAGTAATGGAAACAGagaaaatgatatatttagtTACTGAATATGCTCCAGGAGGAGAAATATTTGATCACCTTGTACGGAATGGAAGAATGCCAGAACCAGAAGCAAGAAGAATTTTTCGTCAAATTGTTCTTGCTGTTCGTTACCTTCATCAACAGAGAGTTGTTCATCGAGATCTTAAG gcTGAGAATTTACTACTTGATGCagacaataatataaaacttgcAGACTTTGGATTTAGTAACGAATATACTCCAGGTGTTCCACTTAGCACCTGGTGTGGGTCCCCACCATATGCTGCTCCAGAAATTTTTGAAGGAAAGCACTATGATGGTCCAAGGGCTGATGTATGG AGCCTAGGTGTTGTTTTGTATGTGTTGGTTTGTGGTGCATTACCATTTGATGGACCCACAATGCAACTACTACGTTCTGTAGTAATCTCAGGGAAATTCAGAATACCATTTTTTATGTCTGCAG AATGTGAGAAACTGATTAGACATATGTTGGTAGTAGAACCAGAACGACGTTTAAGTATTTCACAAATTTTAGCACACTCTTGGATGGGTGGAGATGGTACAACAGAACCTGAACCAGGAGg GTGTAATCCTGAAAATGTGCCACCACAATTAAATCAGGTAGTGATAGAAAATATGTTAAGATTACCAGGGCTTAGTCCAGAAACATTGTTAAAAGCAGTTCAAGGAAATGCTTTTGACCATGTGTCAGCAATATATAATCTTCTTGTTGACCGATTAGAACCAACAATGCCTAGTTTACCTAGTATTCAAAGTATACCAGGAGATTATGCTCCTGATGGAGCACATCAGTTAGAAAAG TTTGGTGATACAGAAGCAGAAACAGAAGAAAGAAGTGGATTGCAACTTACACCTGGCACACCTTATCACACAACAAGAAGACACACAGTTGGACCTGGTGATACAGCTCATCAGCCACCAACATCATATCCTTATAACTATAACCATACTACAGGCGATCCTGCATTACGACTCCTTCCTATATTACAGTATAATAATACTGATCCTCAAGTGTTACCTCATACAAATCTACCCTTAAACCTTCCTTTAGTACAACATCAACCTCCTCAAAACTTCCAAATCAAAGATCAACATTTATTAAAGCCTCCTCCTGTGATGGGAGCAA cGGGGAGTTTTGGAAGAAGAGCTTCGGATGGTGGAGCTAATCTTCATGTCTTCTATCAACAACATGGCAGCAATTCTGGTGGTACTGAAGATGGAGGATGGAGTCAACCTGGTAGTAGAGAACACTTACAACct ATACAAAGTGGAAGTCCAACTTTGGTACCATGTGCTCAGTCATTAAATGTTGGAGTTAATAGTGGAAATGGTGATGCAAATGGTAATAATAGTGGAAGTGGAAGTGGCGGTAGCGATAGAAGAAGACGAAGTGGTGTTACTGCCGTTATGCAAAGACCAG GCAACAGAGATTCATATAAGGAACCAAGTACTCATGTTTCTACAGAAAGATATTCTCCTGTTCGAAGAGCATCCGAAGGTTCTGGTCCCCCTGGACCTGGGATTCAAGCACTTCAGCAAGAATATCAACAGTTGCAAAGGTTAGCGTCACCATCACATAGTCCTGCAAGTATTCCTGGATCTCCTGTACATGAAAGAGGGGTAGCAGCAATCACACAAG GTTTAAGTGGATTAACTACAGCAGCAGTACAGGGCAGCATAGTTCATGGTACTCCAACGCAACCACCTGCAACACCATTAGATTTGAGTCCATTAAGACACCATAGATCACCAGCTACCACACCAGTTAGTTATTCGCCTAGTAACAGTCCAGCTTTGGATATGATTCAAGAAGAACACCCTGTAGAAATACCAAGg GTACCACCTCAAATATCTGTAACAGATCTTGGGGGACAAGTAACACTAATTAGTTGTTCACCTTCACCATCTCCATCGCCTGATTCGCTCGAAGATACGTTACCTCATTACAGTCCTCTTCCCAGCTTCATCATCTCTGAACCATGTGACCCATTGAGACCTAGTATTACACGCGGTATCGGTAGGCCACTAAATACGTCAATACCTACAGAAGTTGAAGTTACATTATCTGATGAATCGAGTAGGTTGAATTCAGAAGCTATATTAGGTCGTGTAAAACAAATTATAGATGCAAGAGCCCCTCCAAAAGGATTTGTCTTCTCTAGAGAAGAAGTGAAAGGTGGCGGGCTTAGTTTAGAATACCCAGGTGGTGTTCAAATTGAACTTAGAGTATGTGAATCAGAAGAGAAGGAAGTAAAAGGCATTAAGATGCGAAGAATTAGTGGGGACCAATTACAGTACAGTCAACTTTGTCAGCAGCTGATCTCGTGTATTACTGTTTGA
- the LOC126871423 gene encoding serine/threonine-protein kinase SIK3-like isoform X2, with the protein MASATTSHNEVSQEFSVNKLIRVGYYELEKTIGKGNFAVVKMATHVVTKSKVAIKIIDKTKLNEENLAKIFREVHIMKRLRHPHIIRLYQVMETEKMIYLVTEYAPGGEIFDHLVRNGRMPEPEARRIFRQIVLAVRYLHQQRVVHRDLKAENLLLDADNNIKLADFGFSNEYTPGVPLSTWCGSPPYAAPEIFEGKHYDGPRADVWSLGVVLYVLVCGALPFDGPTMQLLRSVVISGKFRIPFFMSAECEKLIRHMLVVEPERRLSISQILAHSWMGGDGTTEPEPGGCNPENVPPQLNQVVIENMLRLPGLSPETLLKAVQGNAFDHVSAIYNLLVDRLEPTMPSLPSIQSIPGDYAPDGAHQLEKFGDTEAETEERSGLQLTPGTPYHTTRRHTVGPGDTAHQPPTSYPYNYNHTTGDPALRLLPILQYNNTDPQVLPHTNLPLNLPLVQHQPPQNFQIKDQHLLKPPPVMGATGSFGRRASDGGANLHVFYQQHGSNSGGTEDGGWSQPGSREHLQPIQSGSPTLVPCAQSLNVGVNSGNGDANGNNSGSGSGGSDRRRRSGVTAVMQRPVINPEMVMEVEARMNRAYLPSRLLPTHLRGSTHPKKNPLYHTSTGNRDSYKEPSTHVSTERYSPVRRASEGSGPPGPGIQALQQEYQQLQRLASPSHSPASIPGSPVHERGVAAITQGLSGLTTAAVQGSIVHGTPTQPPATPLDLSPLRHHRSPATTPVSYSPSNSPALDMIQEEHPVEIPRVPPQISVTDLGGQVTLISCSPSPSPSPDSLEDTLPHYSPLPSFIISEPCDPLRPSITRGIGRPLNTSIPTEVEVTLSDESSRLNSEAILGRVKQIIDARAPPKGFVFSREEVKGGGLSLEYPGGVQIELRVCESEEKEVKGIKMRRISGDQLQYSQLCQQLISCITV; encoded by the exons ATGGCATCCGCGACGACGTCGCACAATGAAGTTTCGCAAGAATTTTCTGTCAACAAACTTATTCGTGTCGGTTATTACGAATTGGAAAAGACTATTGGCAAGGGAAATTTTGCCGTTGTTAAAATGGCCACCCACGTTGTGACTAAATCGAAG GTTGCTAtcaaaataatagataaaacaaaattaaatgaaGAAAATCTAGCAAAAATTTTTCGTGAAGTACATATAATGAAACGATTAAGGCATCCACATATTATAAGATTGTACCAAGTAATGGAAACAGagaaaatgatatatttagtTACTGAATATGCTCCAGGAGGAGAAATATTTGATCACCTTGTACGGAATGGAAGAATGCCAGAACCAGAAGCAAGAAGAATTTTTCGTCAAATTGTTCTTGCTGTTCGTTACCTTCATCAACAGAGAGTTGTTCATCGAGATCTTAAG gcTGAGAATTTACTACTTGATGCagacaataatataaaacttgcAGACTTTGGATTTAGTAACGAATATACTCCAGGTGTTCCACTTAGCACCTGGTGTGGGTCCCCACCATATGCTGCTCCAGAAATTTTTGAAGGAAAGCACTATGATGGTCCAAGGGCTGATGTATGG AGCCTAGGTGTTGTTTTGTATGTGTTGGTTTGTGGTGCATTACCATTTGATGGACCCACAATGCAACTACTACGTTCTGTAGTAATCTCAGGGAAATTCAGAATACCATTTTTTATGTCTGCAG AATGTGAGAAACTGATTAGACATATGTTGGTAGTAGAACCAGAACGACGTTTAAGTATTTCACAAATTTTAGCACACTCTTGGATGGGTGGAGATGGTACAACAGAACCTGAACCAGGAGg GTGTAATCCTGAAAATGTGCCACCACAATTAAATCAGGTAGTGATAGAAAATATGTTAAGATTACCAGGGCTTAGTCCAGAAACATTGTTAAAAGCAGTTCAAGGAAATGCTTTTGACCATGTGTCAGCAATATATAATCTTCTTGTTGACCGATTAGAACCAACAATGCCTAGTTTACCTAGTATTCAAAGTATACCAGGAGATTATGCTCCTGATGGAGCACATCAGTTAGAAAAG TTTGGTGATACAGAAGCAGAAACAGAAGAAAGAAGTGGATTGCAACTTACACCTGGCACACCTTATCACACAACAAGAAGACACACAGTTGGACCTGGTGATACAGCTCATCAGCCACCAACATCATATCCTTATAACTATAACCATACTACAGGCGATCCTGCATTACGACTCCTTCCTATATTACAGTATAATAATACTGATCCTCAAGTGTTACCTCATACAAATCTACCCTTAAACCTTCCTTTAGTACAACATCAACCTCCTCAAAACTTCCAAATCAAAGATCAACATTTATTAAAGCCTCCTCCTGTGATGGGAGCAA cGGGGAGTTTTGGAAGAAGAGCTTCGGATGGTGGAGCTAATCTTCATGTCTTCTATCAACAACATGGCAGCAATTCTGGTGGTACTGAAGATGGAGGATGGAGTCAACCTGGTAGTAGAGAACACTTACAACct ATACAAAGTGGAAGTCCAACTTTGGTACCATGTGCTCAGTCATTAAATGTTGGAGTTAATAGTGGAAATGGTGATGCAAATGGTAATAATAGTGGAAGTGGAAGTGGCGGTAGCGATAGAAGAAGACGAAGTGGTGTTACTGCCGTTATGCAAAGACCAG TTATAAATCCGGAAATGGTAATGGAGGTGGAAGCTAGGATGAATAGAGCTTACCTCCCATCACGGCTGTTACCAACACATCTTAGAGGATCTACACATCCTAAGAAGAATCCATTGTATCATACTAGCACTG GCAACAGAGATTCATATAAGGAACCAAGTACTCATGTTTCTACAGAAAGATATTCTCCTGTTCGAAGAGCATCCGAAGGTTCTGGTCCCCCTGGACCTGGGATTCAAGCACTTCAGCAAGAATATCAACAGTTGCAAAGGTTAGCGTCACCATCACATAGTCCTGCAAGTATTCCTGGATCTCCTGTACATGAAAGAGGGGTAGCAGCAATCACACAAG GTTTAAGTGGATTAACTACAGCAGCAGTACAGGGCAGCATAGTTCATGGTACTCCAACGCAACCACCTGCAACACCATTAGATTTGAGTCCATTAAGACACCATAGATCACCAGCTACCACACCAGTTAGTTATTCGCCTAGTAACAGTCCAGCTTTGGATATGATTCAAGAAGAACACCCTGTAGAAATACCAAGg GTACCACCTCAAATATCTGTAACAGATCTTGGGGGACAAGTAACACTAATTAGTTGTTCACCTTCACCATCTCCATCGCCTGATTCGCTCGAAGATACGTTACCTCATTACAGTCCTCTTCCCAGCTTCATCATCTCTGAACCATGTGACCCATTGAGACCTAGTATTACACGCGGTATCGGTAGGCCACTAAATACGTCAATACCTACAGAAGTTGAAGTTACATTATCTGATGAATCGAGTAGGTTGAATTCAGAAGCTATATTAGGTCGTGTAAAACAAATTATAGATGCAAGAGCCCCTCCAAAAGGATTTGTCTTCTCTAGAGAAGAAGTGAAAGGTGGCGGGCTTAGTTTAGAATACCCAGGTGGTGTTCAAATTGAACTTAGAGTATGTGAATCAGAAGAGAAGGAAGTAAAAGGCATTAAGATGCGAAGAATTAGTGGGGACCAATTACAGTACAGTCAACTTTGTCAGCAGCTGATCTCGTGTATTACTGTTTGA
- the LOC126871423 gene encoding serine/threonine-protein kinase SIK3-like isoform X1: MASATTSHNEVSQEFSVNKLIRVGYYELEKTIGKGNFAVVKMATHVVTKSKVAIKIIDKTKLNEENLAKIFREVHIMKRLRHPHIIRLYQVMETEKMIYLVTEYAPGGEIFDHLVRNGRMPEPEARRIFRQIVLAVRYLHQQRVVHRDLKAENLLLDADNNIKLADFGFSNEYTPGVPLSTWCGSPPYAAPEIFEGKHYDGPRADVWSLGVVLYVLVCGALPFDGPTMQLLRSVVISGKFRIPFFMSAECEKLIRHMLVVEPERRLSISQILAHSWMGGDGTTEPEPGGCNPENVPPQLNQVVIENMLRLPGLSPETLLKAVQGNAFDHVSAIYNLLVDRLEPTMPSLPSIQSIPGDYAPDGAHQLEKFGDTEAETEERSGLQLTPGTPYHTTRRHTVGPGDTAHQPPTSYPYNYNHTTGDPALRLLPILQYNNTDPQVLPHTNLPLNLPLVQHQPPQNFQIKDQHLLKPPPVMGATGSFGRRASDGGANLHVFYQQHGSNSGGTEDGGWSQPGSREHLQPIQSGSPTLVPCAQSLNVGVNSGNGDANGNNSGSGSGGSDRRRRSGVTAVMQRPVINPEMVMEVEARMNRAYLPSRLLPTHLRGSTHPKKNPLYHTSTVGNRDSYKEPSTHVSTERYSPVRRASEGSGPPGPGIQALQQEYQQLQRLASPSHSPASIPGSPVHERGVAAITQGLSGLTTAAVQGSIVHGTPTQPPATPLDLSPLRHHRSPATTPVSYSPSNSPALDMIQEEHPVEIPRVPPQISVTDLGGQVTLISCSPSPSPSPDSLEDTLPHYSPLPSFIISEPCDPLRPSITRGIGRPLNTSIPTEVEVTLSDESSRLNSEAILGRVKQIIDARAPPKGFVFSREEVKGGGLSLEYPGGVQIELRVCESEEKEVKGIKMRRISGDQLQYSQLCQQLISCITV, from the exons ATGGCATCCGCGACGACGTCGCACAATGAAGTTTCGCAAGAATTTTCTGTCAACAAACTTATTCGTGTCGGTTATTACGAATTGGAAAAGACTATTGGCAAGGGAAATTTTGCCGTTGTTAAAATGGCCACCCACGTTGTGACTAAATCGAAG GTTGCTAtcaaaataatagataaaacaaaattaaatgaaGAAAATCTAGCAAAAATTTTTCGTGAAGTACATATAATGAAACGATTAAGGCATCCACATATTATAAGATTGTACCAAGTAATGGAAACAGagaaaatgatatatttagtTACTGAATATGCTCCAGGAGGAGAAATATTTGATCACCTTGTACGGAATGGAAGAATGCCAGAACCAGAAGCAAGAAGAATTTTTCGTCAAATTGTTCTTGCTGTTCGTTACCTTCATCAACAGAGAGTTGTTCATCGAGATCTTAAG gcTGAGAATTTACTACTTGATGCagacaataatataaaacttgcAGACTTTGGATTTAGTAACGAATATACTCCAGGTGTTCCACTTAGCACCTGGTGTGGGTCCCCACCATATGCTGCTCCAGAAATTTTTGAAGGAAAGCACTATGATGGTCCAAGGGCTGATGTATGG AGCCTAGGTGTTGTTTTGTATGTGTTGGTTTGTGGTGCATTACCATTTGATGGACCCACAATGCAACTACTACGTTCTGTAGTAATCTCAGGGAAATTCAGAATACCATTTTTTATGTCTGCAG AATGTGAGAAACTGATTAGACATATGTTGGTAGTAGAACCAGAACGACGTTTAAGTATTTCACAAATTTTAGCACACTCTTGGATGGGTGGAGATGGTACAACAGAACCTGAACCAGGAGg GTGTAATCCTGAAAATGTGCCACCACAATTAAATCAGGTAGTGATAGAAAATATGTTAAGATTACCAGGGCTTAGTCCAGAAACATTGTTAAAAGCAGTTCAAGGAAATGCTTTTGACCATGTGTCAGCAATATATAATCTTCTTGTTGACCGATTAGAACCAACAATGCCTAGTTTACCTAGTATTCAAAGTATACCAGGAGATTATGCTCCTGATGGAGCACATCAGTTAGAAAAG TTTGGTGATACAGAAGCAGAAACAGAAGAAAGAAGTGGATTGCAACTTACACCTGGCACACCTTATCACACAACAAGAAGACACACAGTTGGACCTGGTGATACAGCTCATCAGCCACCAACATCATATCCTTATAACTATAACCATACTACAGGCGATCCTGCATTACGACTCCTTCCTATATTACAGTATAATAATACTGATCCTCAAGTGTTACCTCATACAAATCTACCCTTAAACCTTCCTTTAGTACAACATCAACCTCCTCAAAACTTCCAAATCAAAGATCAACATTTATTAAAGCCTCCTCCTGTGATGGGAGCAA cGGGGAGTTTTGGAAGAAGAGCTTCGGATGGTGGAGCTAATCTTCATGTCTTCTATCAACAACATGGCAGCAATTCTGGTGGTACTGAAGATGGAGGATGGAGTCAACCTGGTAGTAGAGAACACTTACAACct ATACAAAGTGGAAGTCCAACTTTGGTACCATGTGCTCAGTCATTAAATGTTGGAGTTAATAGTGGAAATGGTGATGCAAATGGTAATAATAGTGGAAGTGGAAGTGGCGGTAGCGATAGAAGAAGACGAAGTGGTGTTACTGCCGTTATGCAAAGACCAG TTATAAATCCGGAAATGGTAATGGAGGTGGAAGCTAGGATGAATAGAGCTTACCTCCCATCACGGCTGTTACCAACACATCTTAGAGGATCTACACATCCTAAGAAGAATCCATTGTATCATACTAGCACTG TAGGCAACAGAGATTCATATAAGGAACCAAGTACTCATGTTTCTACAGAAAGATATTCTCCTGTTCGAAGAGCATCCGAAGGTTCTGGTCCCCCTGGACCTGGGATTCAAGCACTTCAGCAAGAATATCAACAGTTGCAAAGGTTAGCGTCACCATCACATAGTCCTGCAAGTATTCCTGGATCTCCTGTACATGAAAGAGGGGTAGCAGCAATCACACAAG GTTTAAGTGGATTAACTACAGCAGCAGTACAGGGCAGCATAGTTCATGGTACTCCAACGCAACCACCTGCAACACCATTAGATTTGAGTCCATTAAGACACCATAGATCACCAGCTACCACACCAGTTAGTTATTCGCCTAGTAACAGTCCAGCTTTGGATATGATTCAAGAAGAACACCCTGTAGAAATACCAAGg GTACCACCTCAAATATCTGTAACAGATCTTGGGGGACAAGTAACACTAATTAGTTGTTCACCTTCACCATCTCCATCGCCTGATTCGCTCGAAGATACGTTACCTCATTACAGTCCTCTTCCCAGCTTCATCATCTCTGAACCATGTGACCCATTGAGACCTAGTATTACACGCGGTATCGGTAGGCCACTAAATACGTCAATACCTACAGAAGTTGAAGTTACATTATCTGATGAATCGAGTAGGTTGAATTCAGAAGCTATATTAGGTCGTGTAAAACAAATTATAGATGCAAGAGCCCCTCCAAAAGGATTTGTCTTCTCTAGAGAAGAAGTGAAAGGTGGCGGGCTTAGTTTAGAATACCCAGGTGGTGTTCAAATTGAACTTAGAGTATGTGAATCAGAAGAGAAGGAAGTAAAAGGCATTAAGATGCGAAGAATTAGTGGGGACCAATTACAGTACAGTCAACTTTGTCAGCAGCTGATCTCGTGTATTACTGTTTGA
- the LOC126871461 gene encoding zinc transporter ZIP9 isoform X1, which produces MEESTILWMLSLVMLVGSCIAGSLPLVMNLSEDKLQLVSILGAGLLVGTALAVIIPEGIRALFTDGSNSDQGVHSDPHSLIGISLILGFVFMLLIDQCSARRSGVRERSVTATLGLVVHAAADGVALGAAATTSQADVELIVFLAIMLHKAPAAFGLVSFLLHEGVDRKKIGRHLLVFSLAAPCLALVTYFGIGKEGKETLSNVNATGVAMLFSAGTFLYVATVHVLPELMTRNSGNYTHLPTAENVAVSSSGLKVKEILVLVLGSLLPALITTGHHH; this is translated from the exons ATGGAAGAAAGTACAATACTATGGATGCTTTCACTGGTAATGTTAGTCGGTTCCTGTATAGCTGGATCCTTGCCATTAGTCATGAATTTATCTGAG GATAAATTACAACTGGTTTCGATACTTGGTGCTGGACTTCTTGTAGGCACTGCGCTAGCTGTGATTATACCTGAAGGTATAAGAGCATTGTTTACTGATGGAAGCAATAGTGATCAAGGAGTTCACA GTGATCCTCACTCCTTAATAGGTATTAGTTTAATACTTGGTTTTGTATTTATGCTACTGATTGATCAATGTTCAGCTAGAAGAAGTGGAGTAAGAGAAAGGAGTGTCACTGCCACCTTAGGTCTCGTAGTTCATGCAGCAGCTGATGGAGTAGCATTAGGAGCTGCTGCAACTACATCACAGGCTGATGTAGAATTAATTGTTTTTTTAGCAATAATGTTACATAag GCACCTGCTGCATTTGGTCTGGTATCATTTTTACTACATGAGGGAGtagatagaaaaaaaattggTAGACATCTTTTAGTATTTTCTTTAGCTGCACCTTGTCTTGCTCTTGTAACATATTTTGGTATTGGGAAG gaaGGGAAAGAAACACTTAGTAATGTTAATGCAACTGGAGTAGCAATGTTATTTAGTGCAGGTACATTCCTATATGTTGCAACAGTACATGTTTTACCAGAACTAATGACAAGAAATAGTGGCAACTATACACATCTACCAACTGCCGAAAATGTTGCAGTGTCTTCTTCTGGACTAaaagttaaagaaatattagTTTTAGTATTGGGCTCCCTTTTACCTGCATTAATTACGACTGGTCATCATCATTGA
- the LOC126871461 gene encoding zinc transporter ZIP9 isoform X2, with protein MLLIDQCSARRSGVRERSVTATLGLVVHAAADGVALGAAATTSQADVELIVFLAIMLHKAPAAFGLVSFLLHEGVDRKKIGRHLLVFSLAAPCLALVTYFGIGKEGKETLSNVNATGVAMLFSAGTFLYVATVHVLPELMTRNSGNYTHLPTAENVAVSSSGLKVKEILVLVLGSLLPALITTGHHH; from the exons ATGCTACTGATTGATCAATGTTCAGCTAGAAGAAGTGGAGTAAGAGAAAGGAGTGTCACTGCCACCTTAGGTCTCGTAGTTCATGCAGCAGCTGATGGAGTAGCATTAGGAGCTGCTGCAACTACATCACAGGCTGATGTAGAATTAATTGTTTTTTTAGCAATAATGTTACATAag GCACCTGCTGCATTTGGTCTGGTATCATTTTTACTACATGAGGGAGtagatagaaaaaaaattggTAGACATCTTTTAGTATTTTCTTTAGCTGCACCTTGTCTTGCTCTTGTAACATATTTTGGTATTGGGAAG gaaGGGAAAGAAACACTTAGTAATGTTAATGCAACTGGAGTAGCAATGTTATTTAGTGCAGGTACATTCCTATATGTTGCAACAGTACATGTTTTACCAGAACTAATGACAAGAAATAGTGGCAACTATACACATCTACCAACTGCCGAAAATGTTGCAGTGTCTTCTTCTGGACTAaaagttaaagaaatattagTTTTAGTATTGGGCTCCCTTTTACCTGCATTAATTACGACTGGTCATCATCATTGA